CCGGAGTCCGACCCGAACCGGGAGGCCCGAGTACAGGCGTACAACGCGGCGATCCCCGGCATCGTGGCGCAGAAGGGCAGCAAGGTGCACCTGGTCGACATGCACGCCGCGCTCACCACCGCGGACCTCGCGGACGGCGTCCACCCCAACGCCGGCGGGTACGACAAGATGGCCGCCCGCTGGTACGACGCGCTGCGCTCGGTGCCCGACAGCCTGGTCCCGGCGGGCGGGCCGCCGGTGGGCACCCCGGTCGGCCTGGTCAATCCCACCTCCGGGCGTTGCCTGGACGTCTCCGGCGCCAGCACCACCGCTGGTGCCCCCACCATCATCTGGGACTGCCACGGCAACACCAACCAGCGCTGGACCCGTACCGCCGCCGGGGAACTGCGGGTCTACGGCGACCGGTGCCTGGACGTGAACGGCGGAGCGAGCGCCGACGGCACCCGGGTGCAGATCTGGACGTGCAACGGCACCGCCGCGCAGCGCTTCACCTTCCGCACGGACGGGACGATCGTGCTCACCTCCGCCGGCAAGTGCGTGAGCGTGACCTCCGCCGGCACGGCCAACGGCACGACCACGCAGCTTCTGACCTGCAACGGCACCGGAGCGCAGCGCTGGTCCACCCGGTAACGGACGCCCGTCCACCCGGTAACGGACGCCCGGCCGGTCCCACCCCGTACCCCGGTGGGACCGGCCGAGGGCGGCCTGTCGCCGGCGCGCGGTCGCGGCCGGCGGCGGTCAGTCGACCTGGGCCTCGGACCTGGCGTCCCGGCGGGCTCCGGCGGCCAGCCCGAGCGCCAGCAGCACGCACAGCGCGCCGACCAGGAAGAGCAACGACGCAGCCGGCTGGCCCAGCCACTCCCAGAACGGGTGCCACGCCGGGTGCGGCTCGCCGAGGTGGTGGCGCAGCAGTTGCGGGGCAGCCAGCAGCACCGGCAGCCACCACAGCACCACGGCCACCCCGGCCAGGACGTTCACCGTGCCGCGTCGACGTCGTCCCTCGGTGCGCCGGCTGGCCCAGCCGAACACCCACCAACCCGCCGCCGCCCCCAGCAACGTCCCGAGCACCCCGGCGGGGACCACCAGGGGCGGTGGCGCGCGGCGCAGCTCGACCGACAGGTAGGGGACGTCGACGGCGGTCTGCGACGAGACCGAGGCGTTCAGGATGGTGTCGCCACGTCGGGCGAGCAGTGTGGTGTCGGTGATCGCCCGCGGG
This portion of the Micromonospora zamorensis genome encodes:
- a CDS encoding ricin-type beta-trefoil lectin domain protein; the protein is MRWNARRAAAGGFGLVLGAVLALVQVAPAQAESNGGVRVMPLGDSITDGYNVPGGYRINLWQRLAGGGYTVDFVGSGFNGPASLGDHDHEGHSGWRIDQLDANIVTWLRATDPRTVLLHIGTNDVNQNYDVANAPARLSGLIDKIRSTAPGADIFVATITPESDPNREARVQAYNAAIPGIVAQKGSKVHLVDMHAALTTADLADGVHPNAGGYDKMAARWYDALRSVPDSLVPAGGPPVGTPVGLVNPTSGRCLDVSGASTTAGAPTIIWDCHGNTNQRWTRTAAGELRVYGDRCLDVNGGASADGTRVQIWTCNGTAAQRFTFRTDGTIVLTSAGKCVSVTSAGTANGTTTQLLTCNGTGAQRWSTR